Genomic DNA from Solanum pennellii chromosome 3, SPENNV200:
GCAGGCATGTAGTGGTCAAGTCGGTATTTTCACTAAGGGATTTAAATCATAAAGAAGTAAAACACATGAAAAAGCTAAATGGATTAAACATCTACAATATATTCCGACAAAGGGAATTCAGATGACCCCCTTACACGATGCATGGTTCTTTCAATAAAGAACTCGACTGAGatacaaagaagaaaaatgacaCGTACTACGGGATCGGATGTTTATGGCATGAAACGAAgaaatttttcactttttttataATCGTGGTGTCTAGGCCAACTTTTGCGCACCTTGACTAATTCCACGGAATACCTGCTACCTCTCACCAGCAACAGGTACAAGATATCTCAGCAACAGGTATAAGATATCTCTGTCTACCAAGGCTAGAACATATGGAAGAATCATTTTATGTTCTTTCAATTATATAAGGGAAGAATAGTACTAAACAAACTTGGGAgataaaaggaaacaaaaaaaaggatcAAAACAAATTTTAGTATTATATGAAGGAAATTAAATCACTTTCTAcacagaaaaaaataatgaaccATACATTAGTTCTTTAAGACACAAGTGATAGAATCCAGTTGCCAACtctttaaataatcatattggAAGCAACTAGTATTAATTCTATACATGTTGCTTGGCCCATGAAAACTAATAACAATGGATAGAGACTAATCAGCCCAAAGAAACAATCCCATTAAGTCTTCTCATAGGAAAAAAGAGGCACATCCTGCAAACAAtacaaaggaaaacaaaaaacataCTCTGCATATTACAACTtaacaagaaaaggaaaaagaattaagGCAATATGTAAAGATTTTGCTTCCAAATTTTAAGTTTTCCACCTTATCCATAGTGCAATTACAATGTAGTTGATAATGGCAGAAGAGAAATCTGTATTAGGACGGTATCAGCCTAATGTTATAACGATTGTAGTCCAAACGAATTCAGCTGCATTAGAtgattaagttttttttatcttcactGTTTCTACAGTGCGGGTTGAATAAgacaacaaaatataataacgCGTTACATGTGCTTACATGTTGAAGTGCAGTTCTATTTCTTGATGTATCATCCATGAACTCTAATCCAATGCAAAAGTGCTTCAGTATAACTCCCAACTGGTTCTTCTCTTGGTCTCATCAGCtcctatattaaaaaaaataatcgatTTACAAGTTAGtatttcttataaataaaaaactacaAGCAAgggtgtatcttacactcgaaAGTTGCCCAACGAGATGGAGGCACAATAGTGCGATCTTGGTTACCCTCTGGGGCATAGAGCAAACTGAAGAGATCTTGTGTATCTTCTTTGTGCTTCACGGATGGAGCACTCATGAGACCATTTTTTGGAGGTAAATTAAGAAATTCATCCATTGTGTCCAAAGAAACCTGGTAAAATGAAATGCTATTCTGAGCCATGCTTAACAATGAAATTACGCGTCCAGGCAAAAAAAATGTAGTCTATATTTGGCTATACGACTAGCCAAACAGCATAGGACATAATAAAGAGCTTGTTGTGAACAATACGACAGTTAGAAGTATTCAGAGGCATAGTAGAAACATGTGAACATAGTACAATATGTGCATTACCCCACGAGATCTTGTCGTTGTAGGAACTTGTGGAGGTTGTATACTAAAAACATCCTCCTCCAAGGAATATTTTCTTGCTTTTCTTGGAACATCAGCTTTTCCTCCGAAATCACTTGTTTCACCAATCATATCAGATTGTCCTGGTTGAGGATTATATTTTGAAGCCCATTTTTTATCCTGATACCTGGAGTCGCAATAAAATTTATGCAAAGGGAACACTATTATATAGCTTGTGAATgcataaaataagtttttcttgCAGAATTACTTGGTTCGGATAAATTTCCCAATGTCACTTCTATCTACACTTGCTGATAGATCTGCCTCCCAATAATTGTTCGACTTCTCATTACCTACACCTGCACAACAAAACATGTAACAGAATATCAAAGGCAAAATACAATCTTCAGGGCACATGAATACCTAGAGGTTTTCGTTACATGTGAGCTTGTGTGGTGTGCACAGAAGAGCGAGAGAGATAGAGATAGAGAGTTACATTGCATAAAAGAAATCTGCTCCGGAAGCCATGTGTCCAAAGTTGTCGACCTTACCTATCACAAGCAAGAAGCATGACAGATAGCTATTAGCAATGAAGATCTTTAATTTCATTCAGAAAGTTCTCCGTAAAAAGTTATATGATACATCGAAGAAGAACTGAAGtcaacaacatatatataaagtatgtACCTTGGAGATATGTACCCCAAGACTCCTATGATGTCCTGAACATTGCAGACAGATGAATATCCCAAGGTTGATGCTCGCCCACCTCGGGGCCCTGATGTATAAAAGcatcataaattattaaatcgCGATTAGACTAACAAGTTGAATGAAAGGAACATGCATTAGCATAGGAACACCGTGAAAAACTTGTATAGATACAGAACTATCCGTACAAAATATACAATCAATACACGCGAACATGGTGGAAAGTGCATTTCTAGCTCATTTCATAACCTATTACAACTCCAGATTATCACGATATACAATTAATAGCTACAATCTAGTCGCAGAAAACGCACCTTCCCCGACAATCTGCACATTCCCTATTTTCTGGAAGCTTAAGAAGGCCCTCCAATATCTGCAAGCAGTGAATAACACACACTAAGCTAGAACATCACACATAGACTGCAGAAAAAACCAATACCGCCAATGTCAgactttttgtcattttttaacaaCACATAAAATCGCAGACACCTGGTGCTTAGCAATCTGGTGCCAagacaatttaaattttttggggCCCACCATTGGCTGAGATGAGTCCTGCTCTGTACCATGCTAAACTAGGTTTTAGGCTAACTCACTCACATGGGaacaaggattgcccaagcctacAGAGTTCACCAATCTCATTAATCATCGCTAATGTGAGATTCTTTAACAACTATTGACAAAGAATTCgattaataaaaatactaaaataccAAATCTAATACCTCGATAAGGTGAAATAAAATTGGGCAATAATTTATTCTACTTCTTCTCCTTAtgaattgtatatatgatggcaaattaaaaaaattcaaactaatCAACACACAAAGCTACAAATAAACAGGGCTGATGATTAACCTTATACTTTCAACTCGAAACATGAACTCATCAAAATTGCAACATAATATAAaactcataaaatttaaatctcgATGATCTGCAATTCCAGAGGATAATCATTACCTTAGCATGTTTGGCATTAAGTTCCTTAGAAACGGAAGCCTTGTCGTTCATAGCTTCtgattaatttgttttttttttttaaaaaaagaacaacaaggcctaaaagcaacaaaaaaagagagagagaaaaaaaatttaatctccCTCTCTAGAAGATGTGGTGTAAtgtaatatctatttttttttctttttctgaatGAAAGCCTTTTTTTTTCAGATCACACATTCAAAGAAAACAGTTTTTTTTTGCATCCCCATAAAAACGCGCTTGTTTTTCTAACGGCAACTCTAATTTTAACCCATAAACACCAAGCACGTATTACAAATTTTGTTTAcgtcaaataatattttaatatatagtgCTCATCTATTTCATATTATAGCTACCTGATTTGTACGTTACTTTTATATAGTTATActttacttttgaaaatatatttgttttagaATTAACTTTCATATTACCTTTTACCATATGActccttaattttttaaaaatatttctcttatagtatattttaagattacttataatttaTGAAGTCTTGAGTTTTTCTGAGTTTTTGCATTAATTGGTATTGCCTCTACTGAGACATGGAAGCACTTGGAAGGCGATTCGTTCGATTAAATGGAGTTTATGGACTAATTAAGCCACTATCTATTAGTGAATTTGTTCATGTTTTATGCATTATAAGTAACGCTAAAATATCAATATAGTTTTATTAAATCTAATACAGATAGAAGAGGAAAACATTTTAAGTTAATAGTTAGTAGGTTTCTAACAAAGTTATGCAAAAGTTATAAGTTACTATAttgataatttctttttaataaactttcaaaaattgaatattcatataaatataaaataatgagaaataAGAGAGATAAAAAGAAATGCAAAATTATCTTTACAGCCTTCATCATTGGAAAAGCGAAAGAGAAAAACGAAATCAATGCATAATTTTATGAGATTTCTATCATACTTATTCCACAAAACATATTACCATTCAATAAACTCTTGTCTTTATTCTTCAGATCAAATTAAAACATGAACACAATAAGCATCAGTAAAATAACACAACAAGTGGTAGCTAATAAACTCTTTTTCCCATAAGAAGTTGCTAAATATGCAACTTCGCCTAGTAGTGTTTGTtgtagggataatgcacaagtatctccTCAATCTAtgttcgaaatctcagagacacacttatactatataaaTGTCCGAttatcccctgaacttattttattaataatttttaccccttttctgcctacgtgacactatcttgtgggttcaatgctgattgatttttttttcaaactagtgtcacgtaggccgaaaagggatagaaagttacttataaaataagtctaGTGGGATTATAGGACCTTAATacagtataagtgtgtctctggggtTTCGAGCATAGGTTGTGATACTTGTGCCTTTTCCGTTTGTTGTACTTGATTGATTATGTACAAAATTTCGAAGAATTTCCTCTTAAATCTCTCTCAAGAGTGTACACCAGAACGATTTTGGCTATTACATTCTCACTGCAATGAAGTATTATCACTATTATGATCACACTATATCATGTTACTGTgtcttaatattttataattacttGGTATTGAAATGTTAACGATTTTATGCGGTGTTCTTCGCACAActttctgtaaattaactgattctCCCACTACTTAAATGTAATGAaacattaattttgatttatcagttagatgatgttgttggattttttttttctaattactCTTTGTTATTTCTTTATCTAGTtcttttaaaacaaagttacttctagaaacataatttattaattatcaatttttttttttatatttaaactagtAACGAGACATGAAAGCATCAGAAGACAATTCAAAGTGCACTTGTCAAGTCATACACTCTACTAGTTTTGTTTCGAgtagattttaaaattttgtcttCTAATTTTCTTCAAGTCCATAAAAGAAATTGGCTCCTCTTTATTACATCTTTACTCTATTTCATGAAATACATGTATCTTAGATGTTAAACACTtgtcatatttaaaatttataaattttgactaaattaatttaacaattttttaattaataataattaaataacgaGTTAGGAAAAAGACTCACCAATATTGATAAGAAATTCTTTTATCTTCCAAAAATTTTACCtccatattaatatatattttattttcataatatatattttacatcccTCATAAATATCTTTGTCCTAATCTAGTTTCAagaattttccctttttatcttttattaaacaaaataaactaaaaataaaaaatgtaacgATTAAATACATGCATCTGACTACTATTTTAACTCCATTCGCAGGGGCATTTCTGTAATATTTGAAGGGTAAGAAAAGGTGTGGTGTGGTAGCTCTATAAATAGGCATGGAAAACCCTCATTACTCACTCACTCTTGTTCCTCCTCATCAAGATGGTTAAAGGAGATtcagaatatttattttcttcaaaagcCGATTCTGAAAAATCAGAATCATCAACTCTtcaggtaatttttttttaattttctccgaagattagtttttgaattttggctttgtttataatttaatttagtgaTGTTCATTTTCTTAAGGCgaaagatgatgatgatgaagaaaaggaagaaaaagaagaagaagaagatgatgacgACGATATGTGGATTACATTTCACCCTACAGCAGAAAACGATGGTGATTGTTGCTTGATTGGATAT
This window encodes:
- the LOC107013978 gene encoding probable ADP-ribosylation factor GTPase-activating protein AGD15 → MNDKASVSKELNAKHAKILEGLLKLPENRECADCRGRAPRWASINLGIFICLQCSGHHRSLGVHISKVRSTTLDTWLPEQISFMQCVGNEKSNNYWEADLSASVDRSDIGKFIRTKYQDKKWASKYNPQPGQSDMIGETSDFGGKADVPRKARKYSLEEDVFSIQPPQVPTTTRSRGVSLDTMDEFLNLPPKNGLMSAPSVKHKEDTQDLFSLLYAPEGNQDRTIVPPSRWATFE